The Actinomycetes bacterium nucleotide sequence CGGTGACCGCCATCGTCGACTCGGGGCGCCTCGTCAGCCGGTGGAACGGTGCCGAGGTGGAGACCCTGTCGGGCACGGTCGAGTTCACCGGCTCCGGCGGGCCGGCCACTGCGACCTTCGACCTGACACGAACCGGTTCCGCCTATGACGGCACGGTGCAGGTGACCGACGCCGGCGCAGGCGTGGACGAGACCATCACGCACACCCAGGTGTCGATCGACTTCAACGGCGACGGTGACGCCCAGGCAGTCGCAAGTGACTCGGGCACCCAGCTCAACTGGCGTACCGACACGCTCCAGGCCGATGGCCTCGTGCCGGCGCTGGATGCGCTCACGGCGCTGGAGGCCGACTTCTGCACGGACGCCCAGCGCAGCCTCGTGGGTGTCGACGAAGTTGCCCTGCCGACCGTCGTGGAGACCAACCACACCGACCGCGACGCCTTTGTGGCATCGAAGGTCGACTACGGGCCACTCGGGGTACATGGATGGAGCGACCCCGACATGGCCACGACCGCCGCAGGTGAGACGGTGGCGATCAGCCACCGCATCAGCTGCAAGACCTCGAGCTCCGACAAGCTCGACTCGCTCGGCATCGTGACCTCCCCCGACCTGGAGTGCTCGACGCTCACAGCCGGGTCGATCGCCGCCGCCCGCGCCGAGATGACCCAGGCCGAGCGCGACGCCTACGACGCGACGGGTCGCCAGGTCAGCCTGGAGCCCGACCTGCTCGCCCCTGCAGGCCCGGTCTGGCTGGCTCCGTTCGCCGACGAGGTCGTCAACGGCGACCTCGAGGTCACCGCAGCGGCGCTGCGTGTCGACTGGACGGACCCCAACTACTTCGTGCTGCCGGAGAGCTTCCGCGGCGTGCACTACTGCACGGTGTGGTCCCCCGCATGGGCTTACTGGTGGATGACCGTCGGAGCATTCGCCCCCTGAAATCGGGGACCCTGCCACGGGCCGGTCGCTAGATTCCGCCCATGACTCGGACGACAGGGATATCGCTGTTCGGTGACCGACCGCTGGGCCTTGCCGCGGCCTCCGTGCGTGACCACCGTGAACTGGCACGGCGGCGGCTCCCGCGTCAGCTGTTCGACTACATCGACGGTGGCGCCTATGAAGAAGCCACGATGCGGGCCAACGAGTCGCAGCTGCGATCCATCCGCCTGCGCCAGCGGGTGATGCGCGACGTGTCGGAGCTCAACACGTCCACAGAGGTGTTCGGCTCGCAGCTGCGGGTGCCCGTGGCGCTGGGCCCGGTCGGGCTGGGCGGCATGTTAGCGCGGCGAGCGGAGGTCCAGGCCGCGCAGGCGGCCGAGGCCTTCGGTGTGCCGTTCTGTGAATCGACCGTGTCGATCTGTTCTATGGAGGAGGTGGCCCGCGAGACCAGCCGGCCTTTCTGGTACCAGCTCTACGTGATGAAGGACCGCTCCTTCGCAGAGGACCTGATGGCCCGTGCCGCTGCGGTCGGCTGCGAATTGCTGGTGCTGACCGTCGACTTCCCCGTGGTGGGGGAGCGCTACCGCGACGCGCGCAACGGCATGACCGTGCCGGTCGGGCCGGCGGGCCGGATCGCCAGGGCGGTGGACCTCGGCCGCCACGTGGGCTGGGTCCGGGATGTGGGCCTCGGCGGGCGGCCGCTCACATTCGGCAACCTCGAGGATGCCGTGCCGGGTGCCAGCAGCCCCGAGGACTTCAAGGGGTGGGTCGACTCGCAGTTCGACGCCTCGGTCAGCTGGGATGACCTGGCCTGGGTCCGCCAGCACTGGGACGGGCCGGTGGTGATCAAGGGTGTGCTCGATCCAGAGGACGCCGCGACCGCCGTCGGCATCGGGGTCGACGGGGTGGTTGTGTCCAACCACGGCGGACGTCAACTCGACGACACCGTCTCGACCATCGAGGCGCTACCGGCCGTCGTTGACGCGGTCGGCGACGATGCCACCGTGCTGTTCGACGGAGGCATCCGGTCGGGGCTCGACGTGCTGAAGGCGCTCGCACTGGGCGCCCAGGCGGTGCTGCTCGGCCGCGCATGGGCCTGGGCAGTGGCCGGTGGTGGCCGCGAGGGCGTGGCCCACGTGCTCGACACGATCGAGGCCGAACTCCGGGTGGCGATGGCGCTCTGCGGCGCCACCGACGTGAACTCGCTCGACCCGTCGATACTGGTCGAGCGCTGAGGGGTCAGTGACCGTTGGTCAGATGTCCTGACAGGCGGTCGTGGATGGCCGAGCTCTCGCGGTTGAGGCCCACCACCTCGGCGTGGGTGCCATGTCTGGCGAACTTGGCCACGATCGTGTCGAGCACCACGACCGCGGAGCTGTCCCAGATGTGTGCCTCGGAGAGGTCGATCACCACGTCGGGTGTTTCCTCGAAGTAGTCGAATGCATGCACGAGCTCGTTGGTCGAGGCGAAGAACAACTCGCCGGTGACGTGGTAGATGCGCGTGGGGCCGTCGGGGTCGACGATGTCGGTGACCTCGACCAGGTGTGCCACGCGGCGTGCGAAGAACACGGCGGAGAGCAACACGCCGGCGAGCACGCCGAGCGCCAGGTTGTGGGTGATCACCACGATGGCGACCGTGACGACCATCACCGCAGTCTCGCTTCGCGGTGCGCGGCGCAAGGTGGCCGGCGTGATGCTCTTCCAGTCGAAGGTGCTCACGGCGACCACGACCATGACGGCGACGAGTGCCGCCATGGGGATCGCGGCCACCACCGGCCCTGCCAGCAGGATCATCACGAGCAGGAACACGCCGGCAGCAAGTGTGGACAGCCTGGTGCGGCCACCGCTGCGGTGGTTGATCATCGACTGGCCGATCATGGCGCAGCCGGCCATGCCACCCAGAAAGCCGGTGATGACGTTGGCGATGCCCTGTCCGCGGGCTTCGCGGTCGTTGTCGGAGTTCTCGTCGGTCATGTCATCCATCAGCTGTGCGGTGAGCAGCGACTCGAGCAGTCCCACGACGGCCAGCGTGAACGCGACCGGCAGGATGATGCCA carries:
- a CDS encoding SulP family inorganic anion transporter; translation: MSIATALPRPDAQRLRSEWFSNTRSDLLAGLVVALALIPEAISFSIIAGVDPKVGLYASFSIAIIIAFAGGRRAMISAATGAMALVMVPLVRDHGVEYLFAATILAGALQLAFGALGVGRLMRFIPRSVMTGFVNSLAILIFTAQLEHVVGGGIAVYAMVAVGIAIIYLLPKVTSAVPSPLVAIGVVGIGGAVFGVVVPTVGDMGELPGSLPSLALPNVPFSLETLGIILPVAFTLAVVGLLESLLTAQLMDDMTDENSDNDREARGQGIANVITGFLGGMAGCAMIGQSMINHRSGGRTRLSTLAAGVFLLVMILLAGPVVAAIPMAALVAVMVVVAVSTFDWKSITPATLRRAPRSETAVMVVTVAIVVITHNLALGVLAGVLLSAVFFARRVAHLVEVTDIVDPDGPTRIYHVTGELFFASTNELVHAFDYFEETPDVVIDLSEAHIWDSSAVVVLDTIVAKFARHGTHAEVVGLNRESSAIHDRLSGHLTNGH
- a CDS encoding L-lactate dehydrogenase, which encodes MTRTTGISLFGDRPLGLAAASVRDHRELARRRLPRQLFDYIDGGAYEEATMRANESQLRSIRLRQRVMRDVSELNTSTEVFGSQLRVPVALGPVGLGGMLARRAEVQAAQAAEAFGVPFCESTVSICSMEEVARETSRPFWYQLYVMKDRSFAEDLMARAAAVGCELLVLTVDFPVVGERYRDARNGMTVPVGPAGRIARAVDLGRHVGWVRDVGLGGRPLTFGNLEDAVPGASSPEDFKGWVDSQFDASVSWDDLAWVRQHWDGPVVIKGVLDPEDAATAVGIGVDGVVVSNHGGRQLDDTVSTIEALPAVVDAVGDDATVLFDGGIRSGLDVLKALALGAQAVLLGRAWAWAVAGGGREGVAHVLDTIEAELRVAMALCGATDVNSLDPSILVER